One region of Syngnathus scovelli strain Florida chromosome 15, RoL_Ssco_1.2, whole genome shotgun sequence genomic DNA includes:
- the fryb gene encoding protein furry homolog isoform X6 encodes MSLEDFRSIAGLVAESRTSDYGDSLSLKSQSPSLDRDSDDQSQSQDGIVMERIASLPLPLHMYDPVDFVGRFPKFQSRSRRRTRLIVALPVGLKTPIPSVTASQGARKANVVMAPVNVDPESKPGEFVLKSLFANFTLLSERKIRIIMAEPLEKPLNKSLQRGEDPQFDQLISSMSSLAEYCLPSILRTLFDWYKRQNGLEDESHEYRPRANTKSKNDEQQKDYLLERRDLAIDFIFSLVLIEVLKQIPLHPLLDGLIQEVINLAFKHFKYKEGYLGPNTANMHIVADLYAEVVGVVAQSRFSAVRKKFISELKELRQKEQSSYVLQSTISLIMGLKFFRIKMYPVEDFEASFQFMQECAQYFLEVKDKDVKHSLAGLFVEILVPVAATVKNEVNVPCLRNFVESLYDTTLDLSSRKKHSLALYPLVTCLLCVSQKQLFLSRWHIFLNNCLSNLKNKDPKMARVALESLYRLLWVYMIRIKCESNTATQSRLMSITSTLFPKGSRSVVPRDMPLNIFVKIIQFIAQERLDFAMKEIIFDLLSVGKPAKAFSLNPERMNIGLRAFLVIADALQQKDGEPPMPNTGATLPSGNSLKKKKTYLSKTLTEEEAKLIGMSLYYSQVRRALDSVLRHLDKEVGRCMMLTSAQMLNKEPEDMITGERKPKIDLFRTCVAAVPRILPDGMSKPELIDLLSRLTVHMDDELRLISQNSLQSLLLDFADWREDVLFGYTHFLLREVQETQQGLQDASVKLLLQLLTQWRLALQLQGKMRGGVEASPRMSERSPHCSVLHAVEGLALLLLCSCQISTRKLAVGVLREIRCLFAALGHAEDEDKPMIEVMDQLSPAVLDSFVHAAVSDSSTLPMSHHVDLQFLVEWTARLVSSSYDVKSPSHVWIFAQCLKDPWVLCLHIFLRQEHLPKHCPVALSYAWPYAFTRVQLLLPLIDPNSPVNTKKTSTAGSCDNSMSLWRNYLILCLGVAKPSIMSPGHLRASTPEIMATTPDGSVTYDNKVIGTPSVAWLLKQLVPLMRAESLEITESLVLGFGCTNALVFRELMEELHPLMKEALERRPENKKRRERRDLLRLQLLRIFELLANAGVISDSTNGALERDSLVLGALFLEYVDLTRMLLEAENEKEMDVLKDIRAHFSSMVANLIQCVPVQHRRLLFPQQSLRHNLFILFSQWAGPYSVMFTPLDRYSDRNHQITRYQYCALKAMSAVLCCGPVFDNVGLSTDGYLYKWLDNILACQDKRVHRLGCEVVILLLELNPEQSNLFNWAVDRCFTGSYQLASGCFKAIAAVCGNRNYPCDLVTLLNLVLFKASDTSREIYEISMQLMQVLESKLRAYSKRMVDQKPGNILYGTHGPMPPLYSVNLSQLSNQLASMYPELTLPLFSEVSQRFPSTHSNGRQIMLSYLLPWLGNMELVDTGLLLPASSPCTPDEEVSRGPQASLAGVSLFLRGNGWGSLQATSLVLNNLMFMTAKYGDEVPGPEMESAWNALVSNERWSNNLRITLQFLISLCGVSSDTTLLPYIKKVVIYLCRNNTIQTMEELLFELQQTDPVNPVVLHCDNPPFYRFAASNKAPTSQTGTASSSNTVVVGQENLLDTDESKLLRESDERCYRRARAHNRLESRYSNSSGGSYEDEKTDPLPPYAAWLLSVLETNRPQPLPMPVNGGCWAPLVDYLPETVMPRGPLHRCNVAVIFMTEMVVDHSVREDWALHLPLLLHALFLGLDHYRPEVYEHSKRLLLHLLIALSCNNNFQVIASVLMLTRESSDNKTLTVKSGHHSDRRRSNVPDFLRECRASPAADSGLGSASDSSSLGGVSAAGSVANLPVVTPDDLEDLEDAGLETDEKTNKLIEFLSTRVVGPLWVHEDITPKNPNSKSTEQLSNFLRHVISVFKESKSDFHLEQQLSDVALQTALCSSSRHYAGRSFQMFRALGQPINNHAVSDLVSRLVEVVGEHGDEVQGYVMEVLLTFESVVVNLAECLKNSDLMAALTRTSSPDFALSDKLMNRKSTGQLNFPGPGLAALSSQRHQRSYSVPKKFGECGYQSGEPPRSATLDRIQACTSHGLARAGRGPGSCASSTNRIDPSVLSDPAHVSHPSSILATVFWVAVSLMESDFEFEYQMSLRLVHKLLSKVPLDRAENRERLEKLQAQLRWSGFSGIQQLLLKGFTSQATSDLTLQLFCQLTPVSRVPVVDSSQSLGFPLNVLCLLPHLVQHFGHPTQFCKESAERIAQVCLVEKNTKLSHLAHVMTLYKTRSYTRDPFSWVSVVCRYLHEAFSDITLNMVTYMAELLDKGLPAMQQSLLQIIYCLLSHMDLSAVHVKQFNADVTKTIEKFVQTVHWKDALNILKLVVSRSASLVHPVYGQAHGDISNLEVSRVWDGSAKALPGKTLDFTFDISETPVIGRRFDALQGSGVREGKARAMAVTRSTSSTSSGSNSNTILVPVSWRQPQYSQKRTREKLVNVLSLCGQEVGLTKNPSVIFSSCGDLDMMMEVRESGVSSEEGGTREDTLEDTASEQQFRVFRDFDFLDVELEDGEELQGETVDNFNWGVRRRSLDSTELGDLLEESQHSGSTPSLGHEDPHDFEESSEEEESSASRSLSHSQRTNPSPSDETNRTDSLSTLYDMSAEPQSLGVAAPVPGVLLHDHLSGLHARSCGGDDDDTQAQEDELSLSTNELAAGSDCGESFTLELTGQAQVRTSHPERRPDYCQPPLDFLDPNSLPSLRDDVDDLEDLGFPPPPSPFFSAILAAFQPTVCDDAEEAWRCHVNQLVTDSDGSCAVYTFQVFSSLFRNLQGKFCTLTTDVASYLGEGLRGIGSKFLKSSQMLTSCSDCPTIYIDADTIMSYGLLEKMKFSALELQEYLDTYNTKEDAAVTWLRSCKDTFPRCPGDGVVTCQPGDSEEKQLELCQRLYKLHFQLLLLFQSYCSLIGQVHAISSVPELLNMSRELSELRCCLQAAEAAVASDLEREHPAHSLHAHVAAMAVPTFPSSEAAVKAILECLRNHEFTKAVRYIQECRRRWPHSVFGGGAEKEVQTLLNVYFRHQTLGQTGTIALVGSRQDLGLICSKLLELNGEIRDMIRRAQGYRVVTTYLPDSSASGTSL; translated from the exons GATCCACAGTTTGACCAG CTGATCAGCAGCATGAGCTCCCTGGCAGAGTACTGCCTGCCCTCCATTCTTAGGACACTCTTCGACTGGTACAAGCGGCAGAACGGCCTGGAGGACGAGTCGCATGAGTATCGACCCCGCGCCAACACCAAGTCAAAAAA TGATGAGCAGCAGAAGGACTACTTGCTGGAGCGGAGGGATTTGGCCATTGACTTCATCTTCTCACTGGTGCTCATCGAAGTGTTGAAGCAG ATCCCATTGCATCCCCTCCTCGATGGACTCATCCAGGAAGTAATCAACTTGGCCTTCAAGCACTTCAAATACAAGGAAGG GTATCTGGGACCCAACACGGCCAACATGCACATCGTGGCCGACCTCTACGCAGAAGTTGTGGGAGTGGTGGCCCAGTCCAG ATTCTCGGCCGTTAGGAAGAAGTTCATCTCGGAGCTGAAGGAATTGCGACAGAAGGAGCAGAGCTCCTACGTCCTGCAGTCCACCATCAGCCTCATCATGGGCCTCAAGTTCTTCCGCATCAAAATGTACCCCGTGGAGGACTTTGAGGCCTCCTTCCAGTTCATGCAG GAGTGTGCGCAGTATTTTCTGGAGGTGAAGGACAAGGATGTTAAGCACTCTCTGGCCGGACTCTTTGTGGAGATTCTGGTGCCTGTCGCTGCT ACGGTGAAGAATGAAGTGAACGTGCCGTGCCTGCGCAACTTTGTGGAGAGCTTGTACGACACCACGCTGGACCTGTCCTCCAGGAAGAAACACTCCCTG GCGCTGTATCCTCTGGTGACGTGTCTGCTGTGCGTGAGTCAGAAGCAGTTGTTTCTCAGTCGCTGGCACATTTTCCTCAACAACTGCCTGTCCAACCTCAAG AATAAAGACCCCAAGATGGCCCGCGTGGCCCTGGAGTCGCTCTACCGCCTGCTGTGGGTTTACATGATCCGAATCAAGTGCGAGAGCAACACTGCCACACAAAG CCGCCTTATGTCCATCACCTCCACGCTCTTCCCCAAGGGGAGCCGCAGCGTGGTCCCCCGAGACATGCCACTCAATATCTTTGTCAAGATCATCCAGTTTATCGCGCAG GAGAGGCTGGACTTTgccatgaaggagatcatctttGATCTTCTGAGTGTGGGGAAGCCCGCCAAAGCCTTCAGCCTTAATCCAGAG CGTATGAACATCGGCCTACGAGCCTTCCTGGTCATCGCTGATGCCCTGCAGCAGAAAGACGGCGAGCCTCCCATGCCCAACACGGGCGCCACGCTGCCCTCGGGCAACtctctgaagaagaagaagacctaCCTGAGCAAAACCCTCACAGAGGAGGAGGCCAAGCTCATTGGCATGTCCTTGTACTACTCGCAGGTGCGCAGGGCGCTGGATAGTGTCCTCAGGCACCTGGACAAGGAGGTGGGCCGCTGCATGATGCTCACCAGCGCGCAAATGCTCAACAAAGAACCTGAGGACATGATCAC GGGTGAAAGGAAGCCCAAGATCGACCTGTTCCGGACGTGTGTTGCTGCCGTTCCTCGGATACTTCCCGACGGAATGTCTAAGCCCGAGCTCATTGACCTCCTTTCACG ACTTACGGTGCACATGGACGACGAGCTACGTCTTATTTCCCAGAACTCCCTTCAGAGCCTCTTGCTAGATTTCGCCGACTGGAGGGAAGACGTGCTCTTCGGCTACACGCATTTCCTGCTGCGCGAGGTGCAAGAGACCCAGCAGGGTCTTCAAGACGCGTCGGTGAAGCTCTTGCTGCAGCTTCTCACTCAGTGGAGGCTGGCGCTGCAACTACAGGGGAAGATGCGAGGCGGCGTGGAG GCGAGCCCCAGAATGTCTGAGCGGAGCCCGCACTGCTCGGTTCTTCACGCCGTGGAAGGTCTGGCTTTGCTGCTACTCTGCTCGTGCCAGATAAGCACCAGGAAGCTAGCGGTGGGCGTGCTCAGAGAGATTCGATGCCTGTTCGCCGCGCTCGGGCACGCCGAG GATGAAGACAAACCCATGATTGAAGTCATGGACCAGCTGAGTCCGGCTGTTCTGGACAGCTTCGTCCACGCGGCCGTCTCCGACTCG TCCACGCTACCCATGAGTCACCACGTGGACCTCCAGTTCCTGGTGGAGTGGACGGCACGACTGGTGAGCAGCTCTTATGACGTGAAGAGCCCCAGCCACGTGTGGATCTTCGCCCAGTGCCTGAAGGACCCCTGGGTGCTGTGCCTGCACATTTTCCTGCGCCAGGAACACCTGCCAAAGCACTGCCCAGTGGCCCTGAGCTATGCCTGGCCCTACGCCTTCACGCgggtgcagctgctgctgccgctcatCGACCCCAA CAGCCCGGTCAACACAAAGAAGACCAGCACGGCCGGCTCCTGCGACAACTCCATGTCTCTGTGGCGGAACTACCTCATCCTGTGCCTCGGGGTGGCTAAGCCCAGCATCATGTCGCCCGGACACCTCCGGGCATCCACGCCCGAGATCATGGCCACCACGCCCGACGGCAGCGTCACCTACGACAATAAG GTGATTGGCACGCCGTCAGTCGCCTGGCTTCTCAAGCAGCTCGTTCCACTGATGAGAGCCGAGAGTCTGGAGATCACCGAGTCTCTGGTGTTGGGCTTTGGCTGCACCAATGCCCTCGTCTTCAG GGAGCTGATGGAAGAACTGCATCCACTCATGAAGGAGGCTCTAGAACGTCGACCTGAG AACAAGAAGCGACGAGAGAGGAGGGATCTTCTTAGGCTGCAGCTGCTGAGAATCTTTGAGCTGTTGGCCAACGCCGGTGTCATCAGTGATAG CACCAACGGAGCGCTGGAGCGCGACTCGCTGGTGCTGGGGGCCTTGTTCCTGGAGTACGTGGACCTGACGCGAATGCTCCTGGAGGCGGAGAACGAGAAGGAGATGGACGTGCTCAAAGACATCAGAGCTCACTTTAGCAGCATGGTGGCCAACCTCATCCAGTGCGTGCCTG TCCAGCACCGTCGCCTCCTGTTCCCCCAGCAGTCTCTCCGCCATAACCTCTTCATCCTCTTCAGCCAATGGGCCGGGCCCTACAGCGTCATGTTCACGCCCCTAGACCGCTACAGCGACCGCAACCATCAGATCACTCGCTACCAGTACTGCGCTCTCAAG GCCATGTCGGCTGTCCTGTGCTGCGGTCCCGTGTTCGACAACGTGGGTCTGTCCACCGACGGCTACCTCTACAAATGGCTGGACAACATCTTGGCCTGCCAAGACAAGCGG GTTCACCGTCTGGGCTGTGAGGTGGTGATTCTGctgctggagctgaacccggagCAGAGCAACCTGTTCAACTGGGCCGTGGATCGTTGCTTCACCGGATCGTACCAGCTGGCGTCCGGATGCTTCAAGGCCATCGCCGCCGTGTGCGGGAACAG GAACTACCCGTGTGACCTGGTGACGCTGCTCAATTTGGTGCTGTTCAAGGCGTCAGACACCAGCAGGGAAATCTATGAGATCTCCATGCAGCTGATGCAG GTGCTGGAATCCAAACTACGTGCGTACTCCAAGCGCATGGTGGACCAAAAGCCTGGTAACATCTTGTACGGCACACATGGGCCTATGCCGCCTCTCTACAGTGTCAACCTATCGCAGCTCTCCAACCAACTGGCTAGCATGTACCCAGAACTCACACTGCCTCTCTTCTCGG AGGTGAGCCAGCGCTTCCCGAGCACCCACTCCAACGGGCGTCAGATCATGCTGTCTTACCTGCTGCCCTGGCTGGGCAACATggagctggtggacacaggCCTCCTGCTGCCGGCCTCCAGCCCCTGCACGCCCGACGAGGAGGTCTCTCGCGGGCCCCAAGCCAGTCTGGCGGGCGTGTCACTCTTCCTCAGGGGCAACGGCTGGGGCAGCCTGCAGGCCACCTCGCTGGTTCTCAACAACCTCATGTTCATGACAGCCAAG TATGGCGACGAGGTGCCCGGGCCGGAGATGGAGAGTGCTTGGAACGCTTTGGTGTCCAATGAACGCTGGAGCAACAACCTGAGGATCACCCTGCAGTTTCTCATCAGCTTGTGTGGAGTCAGCAGTGACACCACACTCTTACCTTAT ATCAAGAAGGTGGTGATCTACTTGTGCCGGAACAACACCATCCAGACCATGGAGGAGCTCCTGTTTGAGCTTCAGCAGACCGACCCTGTTAACCCCGTGGTACTGCACTGCGACAACCCGCCTTTCTACCGATTTGCTGCCAGCAACAAGGCACCCACCTCGCAGACGG GCACTGCCTCCAGCAGCAACACCGTTGTGGTCGGACAGGAGAACCTGCTGGACACAGATGAAAGCAAACTGCTCAGGGAGAGTGATGAGCG CTGTTACAGGAGGGCGAGGGCGCACAACAGGCTGGAGTCCCGCTACAGCAACAGCTCAGGAGGTTCCTACGAGGACGAGAAAA CTGACCCTCTCCCGCCATACGCTGCCTGGCTGCTGAGCGTCCTGGAGACGAACCGCCCTCAGCCGCTGCCCATGCCCGTAAATGGTGGCTGCTGGGCACCGCTGGTGGACTATCTGCCCGAGACCGTCATGCCCAGGGGACCCCTACACAG GTGTAATGTGGCCGTCATTTTCATGACAGAAATGGTGGTGGATCACAGCGTGAGAGAAGACTGGGCTTTGCACCTTCCCCTGCTGCTGCACGCGCTCTTCTTGG GCCTGGACCACTACAGGCCGGAAGTCTATGAGCACAGCAAGCGCCTCCTTCTGCACCTCCTCATAGCGTTGTCGTGTAACAACAACTTTCAG GTGATCGCCTCGGTCTTGATGTTAACCAGAGAGAGCAGCGACAACAAGACCCTGACGGTTAAGTCCGGCCACCACAGCGACCGCCGGCGCTCCA ACGTGCCTGACTTCCTGCGGGAGTGCCGGGCGTCGCCCGCGGCCGATTCGGGCCTGGGCTCGGCGTCCGACTCATCCAGCCTGGGTGGTGTCAGCGCAGCGGGCAGCGTGGCCAACCTTCCCGTTGTCACGCCAGACGACCTGGAAGACCTGGAAGACGCAGGCCTCGAAACGGACGAGAAGACCAACAAACTCATCGAGTTTCTCTCTACCAG AGTCGTGGGGCCACTGTGGGTGCACGAGGACATCACACCCAAAAACCCAAACTCCAAGAGCACCGAGCAGCTCTCCAACTTCTTGCGCCATGTCATCTCCGTCTTCAAGGAGTCTAAGTCAG ActtccacctggagcagcagctgaGCGACGTGGCGCTGCAGACCGCGCTGTGCAGCTCGTCTCGTCATTACGCCGGTCGCTCCTTTCAGATGTTCCGGGCGCTGGGGCAGCCCATCAACAACCACGCCGTGTCCGACCTGGTGTCTCGCCTCGTAGAGGTGGTGGGCGAGCACGGGGACGAGGTGCAG GGCTACGTGATGGAAGTGCTGCTCACGTTTGAATCGGTGGTGGTCAACCTGGCCGAGTGTCTGAAGAACAGCGACCTAATGGCGGCGCTCACCAG GACGTCGTCTCCCGACTTTGCACTGAGCGACAAGCTGATGAACCGGAAGAGCACGGGACAGCTCAACTTCCCCGGCCCGGGGCTGGCGGCTCTGTCGTCTCAGCGCCACCAACGCTCCTACTCGGTACCCAAAAAATTTGGCGAGTGTGGCTACCAGTCCGGCGAACCCCCTCGCAGTGCCACTCTGGACCGTATTCAG GCCTGCACCAGTCATGGCCTGGCACGGGCGGGCAGGGGCCCGGGCTCCTGTGCCTCCTCCACCAATCGCATTGATCCCAGCGTCCTGTCAGACCCTGCCCACGTGTCGCACCCGTCTTCCATACTGGCCACTGTCTTCTGGGTGGCAGTCTCACTCATGGAGTCGGACTTTGAATTTGAGTACCAGATGTCACTGCGCCTGGTGCACAAGCTCCTGTCCAAG GTGCCTTTGGACCGGGCAGAGAACCGTGAGCgtctggagaagcttcaggctCAGCTGAGGTGGAGCGGCTTCTCGGGCATCCAGCAGCTCCTGCTGAAGGGCTTCACCTCCCAGGCCACATCCGACCTCACCCTGCAGCTCTTCTGCCAGCTCACGCCCGTCTCCCGCGtaccggtggtggacagctcgCAGTCTCTGG GTTTCCCGCTCAACGTGCTGTGTCTGTTGCCGCACCTGGTGCAGCACTTTGGGCACCCCACGCAGTTCTGCAAGGAGAGTGCAGAGAGAATTGCACAG GTGTGTTTGGTGGAGAAGAACACCAAGCTGTCCCACCTGGCCCACGTGATGACGCTGTACAAGACGCGCTCGTACACGCGGGACCCCTTCTCCTGGGTCAGCGTAGTGTGCCGCTACCTCCACGAGGCCTTCTCCGACATAACGCTCAACATGGTCACCTACATGGCGGAG CTACTGGATAAAGGCCTTCCCGCCATGCAGCAGTCGCTCCTGCAGATCATCTACTGCTTGCTCAGCCACATGGACCTAAGCGCCGTGCACGTCAAGCAGTTCAATGCCGATGTCACCAAGACCATCGAGAAGTTTGTGCAA ACGGTGCACTGGAAGGACGCCCTGAACATTCTGAAGTTGGTGGTGTCGCGCTCAGCCAGCCTGGTGCACCCGGTGTACGGCCAGGCCCACGGCGACATCTCCAACCTGGAGGTGAGCAGAGTGTGGGACGGCTCGGCCAAGGCGCTGCCTGGGAAAACCCTGGACTTCACCTTTGACATCTCCGAG ACGCCGGTGATTGGGCGGCGCTTTGACGCGCTCCAGGGCTCTGGCGTCAGGGAGGGCAAGGCCCGAGCCATGGCCGTCACCCGCAGCACCTCGTCCACCTCTTCGGGGTCCAACTCCAATACCATCCTGGTTCCTGTCAGCTGGAGACAACCTCAGTATTCTCAG AAGCGGACCAGAGAGAAGCTGGTGAACGTTCTTTCACTGTGTGGACAAGAAGTTGGACTGACCAAGAACCCTTCA GTGATCTTCTCATCCTGCGGCGACCTGGACATGATGATGGAAGTGCGTGAGAGCGGCGTGTCGTCGGAGGAGGGCGGCACCAGGGAGGACACGCTGGAGGACACGGCCAGCGAGCAGCAGTTCAGAGTTTTCAGAGACTTTGACTTCCTGGATGTGGAGCTGGAGGACGGCGAG GAACTCCAG GGCGAGACGGTGGACAACTTCAACTGGGGTGTGCGACGCCGATCCCTGGACAGCACCGAGCTAGGCGACCTGCTGGAGGAGAGCCAGCATTCGGGGAGCACGCCTAGCCTGGGACACGAAGACCCCCATGATTTCGAGGAGTCCTCAGAGGAAGAGGAGTCTTCCGCCAGCCGGAGTCTGTCGCATTCGCAGCGG ACCAATCCGTCTCCATCGGACGAGACCAACCGCACGGACTCTCTGTCCACGTTGTACGATATGTCTGCCGAGCCGCAGTCCTTGGGCGTCGCCGCACCGGTCCCGGGGGTGCTGCTGCATGACCACCTCAGTGGCCTCCAT GCGAGATCGTGCGGTGGTGACGATGACGACACTCAGGCTCAGGAGGACGAGCTGTCCCTGAGCACCAACGAGCTCGCCGCTGGCTCCGACTGCGGGGAAAGCTTCACCTTGGAGCTGACGGGGCAAGCGCAGGTCCGCACATCTCATCCGGAGCGTCGGCCTGACTATTGCCAACCGCCGCTGGACTTTCTAGACCCCAACAGTCTGCCTAG TCTACGTGACGACGTGGATGACTTGGAGGACCTGGGcttcccgccgccgccgtcccCGTTTTTCTCCGCCATCTTGGCCGCCTTCCAGCCGACTGTATGCGATGACGCGGAGGAGGCGTGGCGCTGTCATGTCAACCAGTTGGTGACCGACTCGGACGGCTCCTGCGCCGTCTACACCTTCCAGGTCTTCTCGTCACTCTTCAGG AACCTCCAAGGAAAGTTCTGCACTTTGACCACAGACGTGGCTTCCTACCTTGGCGAGGGCTTGAGGGGGATTGGTTCCAAGTTCCTCAAGTCCTCTCAGATGCTGACCTCCTGCTCGGACTGCCCGACCATATACATTGATGCAGACACC ATCATGTCTTATGGCCTCCTGGAGAAGATGAAGTTCAGCGCGCTGGAGCTTCAGGAGTACCTGGACACCTACAACACAAAAGAAGACGCAGCAGTCACG TGGCTGCGCAGCTGTAAGGACACATTTCCCAGATGCCCCGGCGACGGTGTGGTCACGTGccagcctggagactctgaagaGAAA CAACTGGAGTTGTGCCAGAGGCTGTACAAGCTGCACTTCCAGCTTCTGCTGCTCTTCCAGTCCTACTGCTCGCTCATCGGCCAAGTTCACGCCATCAGCTCCGTGCCCGAG CTGCTCAACATGTCCCGGGAGCTGAGCGAGCTCCGCTGCTGCCTTCAGGCAGCGGAGGCGGCGGTGGCCAGCGACCTGGAGCGCGAACACCCGGCCCACTCGCTTCACGCCCACGTGGCTGCGATGGCCGTGCCCACTTTCCCATCGTCGGAGGCGGCGGTCAAGGCCATCCTGGAGTGTCTCAGGAACCACGAGTTCACCAAGGCCGTCCGCTACATTCAAGAGTGCAG GCGGCGGTGGCCTCACAGCGTGTTCGGTGGCGGCGCCGAGAAGGAAGTCCAGACTTTGCTCAATGTGTACTTCCGGCACCAGACTTTGGGCCAGACGGGCACCATCGCCCTGGTGGGCTCTCGTCAGGACCTTGGCCTGATCTGCTCCAAGCTGCTGGAGCTCAACGGCGAGATCCGCGACATGATCCGCCGCGCTCAGGGCTACCGCGTGGTCACCACCTACCTCCCCGACTCCAGCGCCTCTGGCACCAGCCTCTGA